In one window of Balaenoptera musculus isolate JJ_BM4_2016_0621 chromosome 10, mBalMus1.pri.v3, whole genome shotgun sequence DNA:
- the RASD2 gene encoding GTP-binding protein Rhes, with the protein MMKTLSSGNCTLSVPAKNSYRMVVLGASRVGKSSIVSRFLNGRFEDQYTPTIEDFHRKVYNIRGDMYQLDILDTSGNHPFPAMRRLSILTGDVFILVFSLDNRESFDEVKRLQKQILEVKSCLKNKTKEVAELPMVICGNKNDHGELCRQVPTTEAELLVSGDGNCAYFEVSAKKNTNVDEMFYVLFSMAKLPHEMSPALHRKISVQYGDAFHPRPFCMRRVKDMDAYGMVSPFARRPSVNSDLKYIKAKVLREGQARERDKCTIQ; encoded by the exons ATGATGAAGACCTTGTCCAGTGGGAACTGCACACTCAGCGTGCCCGCCAAGAACTCGTACCGCATGGTGGTGCTGGGCGCCTCGCGGGTGGGCAAGAGCTCCATCGTCTCTCGCTTCCTCAACGGCCGCTTCGAGGACCAGTACACGCCCACCATCGAGGACTTCCACCGGAAGGTCTACAACATCCGCGGCGACATGTACCAGCTGGACATCCTGGACACGTCCGGCAACCACCCCTTCCCTGCCATGCGCAGGCTCTCCATCCTCACAG GCGACGTTTTCATCCTGGTGTTCAGTCTGGATAATCGGGAATCCTTCGACGAGGTCAAGCGCCTCCAGAAGCAGATCCTGGAGGTCAAGTCCTGCCTGAAGAACAAGACCAAGGAAGTGGCGGAGCTGCCCATGGTCATCTGCGGCAACAAGAACGACCACGGCGAGCTGTGCCGCCAGGTGCCCACCACCGAGGCCGAGCTGCTGGTGTCGGGCGACGGGAACTGTGCCTACTTCGAGGTGTCGGCCAAGAAGAACACCAACGTGGACGAGATGTTCTACGTGCTCTTCAGCATGGCCAAGCTGCCGCACGAGATGAGCCCTGCGCTGCACCGCAAGATCTCCGTGCAGTACGGGGACGCCTTCCACCCCAGGCCCTTCTGCATGCGCCGAGTCAAGGACATGGACGCCTACGGCATGGTCTCGCCCTTTGCCCGCCGCCCCAGCGTCAACAGTGACCTCAAATACATCAAGGCCAAGGTCCTCCGGGAGGGCCAGGCCCGCGAGCGGGACAAATGCACCATCCAGTGA